From Deinococcus terrestris, one genomic window encodes:
- a CDS encoding helix-turn-helix domain-containing protein, protein MPENDAPSAFFQEGSPSAQDRDQAVTPLVYTPRNIEGLLCLSKNSVNALLRSGQLRSIRYGRKWLIPRSALEEFLNGTRSQQ, encoded by the coding sequence ATGCCCGAAAACGACGCGCCCTCGGCATTCTTTCAAGAGGGGTCACCCAGTGCCCAGGACCGGGACCAGGCGGTCACGCCCCTGGTCTATACCCCTAGGAACATTGAGGGGCTGCTCTGTCTCTCCAAGAACAGCGTCAACGCCCTGCTCCGCAGCGGGCAATTGCGCTCCATTCGATACGGACGCAAGTGGCTGATTCCGCGTAGCGCGTTGGAGGAGTTCCTGAATGGCACCAGGAGCCAGCAATGA